Within the Phaseolus vulgaris cultivar G19833 chromosome 9, P. vulgaris v2.0, whole genome shotgun sequence genome, the region tatgttttgtttttaagaTAAAACAAATGAAGCGTGGTATTAGAAAGAAGGGAAACAAAAGAATGCACGACCTCTACGTATAATGTTTTGCTTCGAGAAGTAGCTTTGAGGAAATAATCAGTACCCCAACGAATGGCAGCGTGAAGATTATTCAACTCTTGTGCTGATTTAAACTCTGAATTGTAAGCAATAGCAGCCCATGCTAGCGTAGTAACGGTGAAAGCCATGGGGAGACCATATTTCACATTGTCCCCTGCATCATAGTATCCTCCAACAAGGTCCATCTGCATCCATGCATGCATGCAAGCATgtaaattattcattttttcaaactatatataacaatttattgagtttttgtataagaaaaaaagatagaaaGAGACGTTAACGAGTTTTCCATCATCGAGTGCTGAGTCTCCTCTCCAGGGCACCCTATTATTTTTGGGAAGTTTCCCTGAACGTTGTGCCTCAAGGAAGATAAGGGACTTGGTGAGAGCCTCCTTGTAATTcaaaccaccaccaccaccaccaccacccctaccaccaccaccaccactaccaccaccaccaccaccgccACCGCTACCACCACCACCCctaccaccaccaccaccgctACCACCACCACCCctaccaccaccaccaccaccaccaccactgacAACCATCATATTTCCTTCAAACAAAGTTAGCCATGCTAGAATGATGGCCAAATATACTTGTCTATTACCCATCAACccaatattttgaatttagaaTCTGGAAAGGGGTgaaagagagaagagagagtgAGGTGTTTGTAAGAGGAAGAAGCAGATTAGAGAGTTTTATAGAGAAATGAAAAGAAGTGGTTGAGTTGATTGttggaaagttgttttaatCTGTCTACAAAAGGAACCAAGAAACTGTAATGTAACAGCTGCTTTCATATGggtgtttgtttgttttgttgttCCTTGGAAAATGGAGTTGGTGTTGAGAGAATGGTTGCAAGAGAAAAAGAACCCAGAAGGCTTTGTTTAGGGATTTTCCATCCTCCATTTTGAAACTACTACTATTCTTAGCATGAGGTGGTAATGTGGATTGGTAAGTTGTTACCTCACAAACAAAGTGGAGAGTAAACCAAAGATAAAATTGGCCAATCAAGATGCACCGCTTATTCTCCCTCTTTCTTTTACCTTTTATCAAccaaccaaaagaaaaacaaaacaatcttccttttttttctgtAGCCAACGTTTCTTGGATCAACTTCAACTAATACATATTCCATCAACGTTagattcatattttatatataatattttcccTATTAAcgaatcaaaataattattacaaaaatcAATAGTTTTTAGAACATACCTAAATGTAGAACCACGAATTTGCATGTTGTTTCACTATTTTTGTCATTAATCCATATTACGTGAGAGTTTTTTCCTCCCATAAGGTACCCATAGGTTCTAGACAATAAAGTATAGCTGTTGCTTGACAAAATCAGCAAGCCTTGGTGCAAGTGTTCAAAAGATTACATGGACTAAGAACAGAAGGCTAGAAAGTAAACTAAAATTAACATGCATGCTGAAAATGCACATCAACACTCAGAAATAAAGGATATGAAATATTTCATTGGTGACTTTGAATCAATGAAAACATAATCACAGTGCATAATGTCATCTCTGAAAATTTGAGGGCAACTAATTTTGCTTTCTAAAGAGGGATGTGATGTGTGATTAAGTATTCAGAAAGGCTTTCCCAATTCACCCAGGATTTACTTGACATAAAATCAACAAATGGATTTTATATTGTTGTATACCTGACCTCTAATATACCCAAAATCAGAAGACCTTttcaatgtaaaaaatataacatattcCTCTTAAACACACTCCTGCATGGTCATAATAAGCCAGCTTCAAAGAGATTCCTCCGTCTCAAAGTCTCGTCAACAAGCTTGAAAGTCTTCTTCACAAGCTTCTGATCAAGGGCAGTGGTCCGGTAGATCTTGAAGACACGATCTACGTGGTCAGGAGCAATGCTCTGGAAATACAATTCCTCAAACTTCTTCTTCACAAACCTGCAGACATAGTTTATCCAAGTAAGTCAATGGTTTAAGTTACATGAAAACTTCATCATCTACCACTTGAACTTGCCATCAGCAACACACTTCATTCCCTGAGGTATAAAGAATTTGCTTACTCGTACGCATGTTCAATCTCTTGCTTTCCTGTTGAAACTGGCTGGTATTCTTTGAACCACTCGCATACATTGAGCGGAACCTGCACAATGCAAGATATTAAACTGAAATGATAATATATGACAAAGACTACTCATCTGGATGGTTCTTACTTTCAGGATCTTCTTTTCAAATATGTCAAACTTGTTTAAAAATAACATGAAGGATGTTTTCTGTCCACAAAAGATAACACCGTCATTATTCACTAAGATAGATACAAATGTTAATTgtcatataaaagaaactttctATGCAAATGTAGTTATTACaatttgaaaaggaaaaaagaaaacctCAAAACACGGTTGCTTCAGGACCCACTCAAAAAGTTCCTTAGTCTCCATCATTCTGTTCTTGTTTTCATCCTCATAAAGTGTTTGATCATACCTGGaagtaaatttaaaatcataCTTTTGTATCTGTGGATGTGCAGCTGGACTATGACTTTTTAATTTGGTGTGCAAAACATTCAAAACAGATATGCAGACAAGAAAATTGAGATTTATACACTTTTAGTAGTTCAAATAGTCTTTTATCACCATCATTATTATGAATCATGTTAAGATATGCAACCAAATGGCAGACCATACTCGCTAATTGCAGCACAGAATATTACAGCTGTAACTCCTTCGAAAAGATGAATCCACTTTCTCCTCTCATTTCTCTGGCCACCAACATCAAAGAGTCTATAGACTTCACCACTTCTCTTATTTTCTCCAACAGGACTGTCAAAATAGCAAAAAAATACTAAGAAGTTGGTCCACTCAGTAAATTATATTGAAGATGCAGATGAGGAACCACCTTCTACgttgtttgaatttttaatcACACAATTTGTATCTTCAAACAACACATAATGATTGAAAAAATGCAATTGATCAGAATAGATGTTGCAAACAGGAGCCTACTCTGCTTCAAGTAATACAGGTGGTTTTACATACCCAATCACACGACAAGGGTGACATAATTCGTTCCTCCTTCCAGATTAAGTGACAGATAATTTTcaataacatataaaaaaatacgtAAGCATGTGCAACAAATTTTAGGTCACTTTCAACTTTTAACTATTTAGATTTTAGAATATTTGGGAAGGTGGAGACGGTTAACACTTGACAGATATAGCAGATGAAAATACAACATaagtaacaaaaataattacagCAATCATATGAGgacaaaataagaattaaaacaaGTAGTTGAATGTGAAAAATACATGATTcccttacaaaaaaaaaaaaagacaaggCCATAAGAACAAATGAGCTCTACACATTGCTACAACAAAATCTGTTTTGAACTGAAGAACAAAAGGACAAAGTGAGGAGAGTAATAGCCTTTCTGTATCATTTCAGTACAAAAATTATGTCAGTTCAGCATGTTCACCTGAATTGGATCTCGACAACGCCAGTTGTACGAACTCTTGCATACAAAACATCCTCCTGTAGTTGTCAAATCGAGTGAGAAATATTAAGAGAACCTTAAGTTTAC harbors:
- the LOC137820339 gene encoding guanine nucleotide-binding protein alpha-1 subunit-like isoform X1, which produces MGLVCSKRRRFRDADAEENAQDAEIERRIELETTAEKHIQKLLLLGAGESGKSTIFKQIKLLFQTGFDDAELKSYIPVIHANVYQTIKVLHDGSKELAQNDADPSKYVISNENQDIGEKLSEIGGRLDYPRLTKELAQEIETLWEDAAIQETYARANELQVPDCTHYFMENLERLSDANYVPTKEDVLYARVRTTGVVEIQFSPVGENKRSGEVYRLFDVGGQRNERRKWIHLFEGVTAVIFCAAISEYDQTLYEDENKNRMMETKELFEWVLKQPCFEKTSFMLFLNKFDIFEKKILKVPLNVCEWFKEYQPVSTGKQEIEHAYEFVKKKFEELYFQSIAPDHVDRVFKIYRTTALDQKLVKKTFKLVDETLRRRNLFEAGLL